A window from Populus trichocarpa isolate Nisqually-1 chromosome 3, P.trichocarpa_v4.1, whole genome shotgun sequence encodes these proteins:
- the LOC18096645 gene encoding mediator of RNA polymerase II transcription subunit 15a, which yields MIEVIFLVGHNPMDANNWRPTAPGGEPVIDTGDWRIQLQPDSRKRIVDKIIEILKRHLPFSGQEGLQELKKIVVRFEEKIYTAATNQSDYLRKISLKMLTMETRSQNTIPTGNGISADGHSQSEN from the exons atgATAGAAGTGATTTTTTTGGTTGGCCATAACCCCATGGATGCCAATAATTGGAGGCCCACTGCCCCAGGCGGAGAACCTGTCATTGACACGGGTGATTGGAGAATTCAATTGCAGCCTGACTCACGGAAAAGAATAGTCGACAAAAT AATAGAGATATTAAAGAGGCATCTTCCGTTTTCTGGTCAAGAGGGATTACAAGAACTCAAGAAAATTGTTGTACGGTTTGAGGAAAAGATTTATACTGCCGCCACCAATCAG TCTGATTATCTGCGTAAAATATCTCTGAAAATGCTTACAATGGAGACCAGGTCTCAAAATACCATACCCACTGGCAATG GAATATCTGCAGATGGCCATTCCCAAAGCGAAAACTAA